From a region of the Arachis ipaensis cultivar K30076 chromosome B09, Araip1.1, whole genome shotgun sequence genome:
- the LOC107618060 gene encoding FBD-associated F-box protein At5g22730-like isoform X3, which translates to MDLEKKRKKMLCKGRGKGEGKVEVESSFSICDLPDAILQLIISSLPTKEAIRTSILSKRWEHLWRDISKIELEEGELEERRQFMHFVTRLLVTCNCSSVKKFSLSCIVEFKLDMQHVLKLPSSVHFRCLRTLTLSNIIFSDTYSTQRLFSGCPALEDLSLIDCNLKNVEVFCIYSPLLRRIYIRENEDDMLDEDDDDDTGGLNVTNSCKVLIVGTNLKSFAYHGDCMNEYFLVHSTLVIDASIQVQVPPECYWDRDNTWEIDSGNFTFRLLKMLPNVEKLSMSETSIMALSRTTSLLGQLPLFCNLAELVLDPLSSIELSYAALLTLLRNSPCLQVIEFQGGLSLAKGDANCVFDPLPVCFSTTLKMIEINGITGKKDELFAIKILLQAASVLDKLRISCYWFSFDLDDRRIGLKRTKELCKQILKYPKRSMDCEIEFEYS; encoded by the exons ATGGATCTTGAGAAGAAGCGCAAAAAAATGCTTTGCAAgggaaggggaaagggagagggAAAAGTTGAAGTTGAGAGCAGCTTCAGTATATGTGATCTACCAGATGCGATTCTCCAGCTTATCATATCCTCCCTTCCCACAAAAGAAGCAATTCGAACGAGTATACTTTCCAAAAGATGGGAGCATCTATGGAGGGATATCTCCAAGATTGAGTTGGAAGAGGGAGAACTTGAGGAAAGGCGGCAATTCATGCACTTTGTGACCAGATTGCTTGTAACTTGTAATTGCTCCAGTGTTAAGAAGTTTTCTCTGTCATGTATTGTTG AGTTTAAATTGGATATGCAGCATGTCTTGAAGCTTCCTTCTTCCGTTCATTTTCGGTGCCTTCGGACTTTGACTTTGTCTAACATTATATTCAGTGATACTTATTCAACACAACGGCTTTTCTCTGGTTGCCCAGCCTTGGAGGATTTGTCCCTAATTGATTGCAATTTGAAGAATGTCGAAGTTTTTTGTATTTATTCTCCTTTGCTTCGACGGATTTATATACGGGAGAACGAAGATGATATGttggatgaagatgatgatgatgatacagGTGGTCTTAATGTTACAAATTCCTGCAAAGTACTGATCGTCGGAACTAATCTGAAGTCATTTGCATATCACGGCGATTGTATGAATGAATATTTCTTAGTTCATTCAACCTTGGTGATTGATGCATCTATTCAGGTTCAAGTACCTCCTGAATGTTATTGGGACAGAGACAACACCTGGGAAATAGATTCAGGCAATTTCACGTTCAGACTTCTCAAAATGCTCCCAAATGTGGAGAAGCTTTCTATGTCTGAGACTTCTATTATG GCACTCAGCAGAACAACATCTTTACTCGGGCAACTACCTTTATTTTGTAATTTGGCTGAACTAGTTCTTGACCCACTGTCGTCCATAGAGTTGTCCTATGCTGCATTACTGACCCTACTGCGAAACTCGCCTTGTCTTCAAGTTATTGAATTTCAG GGAGGGTTGTCTCTGGCCAAAGGTGATGCAAATTGTGTATTTGATCCCTTGCCTGTGTGTTTTAGTACAACCCTGAAGATGATTGAGATCAATGGCATTACTGGGAAAAAAGATGAGTTATTTGCAATAAAAATTTTGTTGCAAGCAGCATCAGTGTTGGATAAACTTCGGATTTCTTGTTATTGGTTTTCGTTTGATTTGGATGACAGACGTATAGGATTAAAGAGAACAAAGGAATTGTGCAAGCAGATCTTGAAGTATCCTAAGAGGTCAATGGATTGCGAGATAGAATTCGAATATAGTTGA
- the LOC107618060 gene encoding F-box/LRR-repeat protein At4g14103-like isoform X1 — protein MDLEKKRKKMLCKGRGKGEGKVEVESSFSICDLPDAILQLIISSLPTKEAIRTSILSKRWEHLWRDISKIELEEGELEERRQFMHFVTRLLVTCNCSSVKKFSLSCIVGEDANLVNEWLSGFINPKIEELSLQFEEIPEPLVFPDQLFTCATLTEFKLDMQHVLKLPSSVHFRCLRTLTLSNIIFSDTYSTQRLFSGCPALEDLSLIDCNLKNVEVFCIYSPLLRRIYIRENEDDMLDEDDDDDTGGLNVTNSCKVLIVGTNLKSFAYHGDCMNEYFLVHSTLVIDASIQVQVPPECYWDRDNTWEIDSGNFTFRLLKMLPNVEKLSMSETSIMALSRTTSLLGQLPLFCNLAELVLDPLSSIELSYAALLTLLRNSPCLQVIEFQGGLSLAKGDANCVFDPLPVCFSTTLKMIEINGITGKKDELFAIKILLQAASVLDKLRISCYWFSFDLDDRRIGLKRTKELCKQILKYPKRSMDCEIEFEYS, from the exons ATGGATCTTGAGAAGAAGCGCAAAAAAATGCTTTGCAAgggaaggggaaagggagagggAAAAGTTGAAGTTGAGAGCAGCTTCAGTATATGTGATCTACCAGATGCGATTCTCCAGCTTATCATATCCTCCCTTCCCACAAAAGAAGCAATTCGAACGAGTATACTTTCCAAAAGATGGGAGCATCTATGGAGGGATATCTCCAAGATTGAGTTGGAAGAGGGAGAACTTGAGGAAAGGCGGCAATTCATGCACTTTGTGACCAGATTGCTTGTAACTTGTAATTGCTCCAGTGTTAAGAAGTTTTCTCTGTCATGTATTGTTGGTGAGGATGCTAATCTGGTTAACGAGTGGCTATCTGGTTTCATCAACCCTAAGATTGAAGAATTATCTCTTCAATTCGAAGAAATTCCAGAACCATTAGTCTTCCCTGACCAACTGTTTACCTGTGCCACATTGACAGAGTTTAAATTGGATATGCAGCATGTCTTGAAGCTTCCTTCTTCCGTTCATTTTCGGTGCCTTCGGACTTTGACTTTGTCTAACATTATATTCAGTGATACTTATTCAACACAACGGCTTTTCTCTGGTTGCCCAGCCTTGGAGGATTTGTCCCTAATTGATTGCAATTTGAAGAATGTCGAAGTTTTTTGTATTTATTCTCCTTTGCTTCGACGGATTTATATACGGGAGAACGAAGATGATATGttggatgaagatgatgatgatgatacagGTGGTCTTAATGTTACAAATTCCTGCAAAGTACTGATCGTCGGAACTAATCTGAAGTCATTTGCATATCACGGCGATTGTATGAATGAATATTTCTTAGTTCATTCAACCTTGGTGATTGATGCATCTATTCAGGTTCAAGTACCTCCTGAATGTTATTGGGACAGAGACAACACCTGGGAAATAGATTCAGGCAATTTCACGTTCAGACTTCTCAAAATGCTCCCAAATGTGGAGAAGCTTTCTATGTCTGAGACTTCTATTATG GCACTCAGCAGAACAACATCTTTACTCGGGCAACTACCTTTATTTTGTAATTTGGCTGAACTAGTTCTTGACCCACTGTCGTCCATAGAGTTGTCCTATGCTGCATTACTGACCCTACTGCGAAACTCGCCTTGTCTTCAAGTTATTGAATTTCAG GGAGGGTTGTCTCTGGCCAAAGGTGATGCAAATTGTGTATTTGATCCCTTGCCTGTGTGTTTTAGTACAACCCTGAAGATGATTGAGATCAATGGCATTACTGGGAAAAAAGATGAGTTATTTGCAATAAAAATTTTGTTGCAAGCAGCATCAGTGTTGGATAAACTTCGGATTTCTTGTTATTGGTTTTCGTTTGATTTGGATGACAGACGTATAGGATTAAAGAGAACAAAGGAATTGTGCAAGCAGATCTTGAAGTATCCTAAGAGGTCAATGGATTGCGAGATAGAATTCGAATATAGTTGA
- the LOC107618060 gene encoding F-box/LRR-repeat protein At3g26922-like isoform X4: protein MDLEKKRKKMLCKGRGKGEGKVEVESSFSICDLPDAILQLIISSLPTKEAIRTSILSKRWEHLWRDISKIELEEGELEERRQFMHFVTRLLVTCNCSSVKKFSLSCIVGEDANLVNEWLSGFINPKIEELSLQFEEIPEPLVFPDQLFTCATLTEFKLDMQHVLKLPSSVHFRCLRTLTLSNIIFSDTYSTQRLFSGCPALEDLSLIDCNLKNVEVFCIYSPLLRRIYIRENEDDMLDEDDDDDTGGLNVTNSCKVLIVGTNLKSFAYHGDCMNEYFLVHSTLVIDASIQVQVPPECYWDRDNTWEIDSGNFTFRLLKMLPNVEKLSMSETSIMALSRTTSLLGQLPLFCNLAELVLDPLSSIELSYAALLTLLRNSPCLQVIEFQFARESSLEPGPFEEAQKASQGREKS from the exons ATGGATCTTGAGAAGAAGCGCAAAAAAATGCTTTGCAAgggaaggggaaagggagagggAAAAGTTGAAGTTGAGAGCAGCTTCAGTATATGTGATCTACCAGATGCGATTCTCCAGCTTATCATATCCTCCCTTCCCACAAAAGAAGCAATTCGAACGAGTATACTTTCCAAAAGATGGGAGCATCTATGGAGGGATATCTCCAAGATTGAGTTGGAAGAGGGAGAACTTGAGGAAAGGCGGCAATTCATGCACTTTGTGACCAGATTGCTTGTAACTTGTAATTGCTCCAGTGTTAAGAAGTTTTCTCTGTCATGTATTGTTGGTGAGGATGCTAATCTGGTTAACGAGTGGCTATCTGGTTTCATCAACCCTAAGATTGAAGAATTATCTCTTCAATTCGAAGAAATTCCAGAACCATTAGTCTTCCCTGACCAACTGTTTACCTGTGCCACATTGACAGAGTTTAAATTGGATATGCAGCATGTCTTGAAGCTTCCTTCTTCCGTTCATTTTCGGTGCCTTCGGACTTTGACTTTGTCTAACATTATATTCAGTGATACTTATTCAACACAACGGCTTTTCTCTGGTTGCCCAGCCTTGGAGGATTTGTCCCTAATTGATTGCAATTTGAAGAATGTCGAAGTTTTTTGTATTTATTCTCCTTTGCTTCGACGGATTTATATACGGGAGAACGAAGATGATATGttggatgaagatgatgatgatgatacagGTGGTCTTAATGTTACAAATTCCTGCAAAGTACTGATCGTCGGAACTAATCTGAAGTCATTTGCATATCACGGCGATTGTATGAATGAATATTTCTTAGTTCATTCAACCTTGGTGATTGATGCATCTATTCAGGTTCAAGTACCTCCTGAATGTTATTGGGACAGAGACAACACCTGGGAAATAGATTCAGGCAATTTCACGTTCAGACTTCTCAAAATGCTCCCAAATGTGGAGAAGCTTTCTATGTCTGAGACTTCTATTATG GCACTCAGCAGAACAACATCTTTACTCGGGCAACTACCTTTATTTTGTAATTTGGCTGAACTAGTTCTTGACCCACTGTCGTCCATAGAGTTGTCCTATGCTGCATTACTGACCCTACTGCGAAACTCGCCTTGTCTTCAAGTTATTGAATTTCAG TTTGCTAGGGAAAGCTCTCTGGAGCCGGGGCCTTTTGAAGAAGCGCAAAAAGCATCGCAAGGGAGAGAGAAAAGTTGA